AGGACACTCCGGAGTTGGAAGCGATGCAGGCTCTGTGGCAGCACATGCCGAGCTATGACGCGGAAAAAATGCCGCGGCCTTTCTTGAAGTATATGTTCTCGCGGGTCGTTTCGATCGCGTTCCTTTCACGAAAGACGATCATTCGCGACAACGAAAAACAACCCGAGTTTGCACTCAATTCACTCCCGAAACTGCCGATCCAGGACAGCGATCTTAACGAAGCTGAGATGATCGGGCGATTTTTATACATGATCGGAGAGCGAAAACCGCAGCTTGTCGGATTTAATTCAGGCGATTCAGATATTCAGGTGTTGATACAGCGAGGAATGATCAACGAGGTCACAGCACCGAAATTCAGCGAACGGCCGGCGAAGCCCTGGGAAGGCAAGGATTATTTCGACGCCCGAAACAGTGAAGGCCATCTGGATATCCTGAAAAGGCTTTCGGGTGGCGCGATGTCGCCGAAATTGGACGAATTTGCGAAGCTCTGCGGCTATCCCGGCAAGATCGATGTCAAAGGCGACCAGGTAACCGACCTGTGGCTCGCAGGTGACTTCACAAAGATCGTTGAGTACAACATGATCGACACGCTTAACACATATTTCGTTTGGCTGCGAATGGCATATTTCTCCGGTCTGTTCACTGAAGAGTCATATTTTGCAGAGCACGAGGCGTTCAGAGCTTTTCTGGAAGCCGAGACAGAAAAACCGGAAAAAGCATTTCTTGCGGAGTTTCTCTCTAAGTGGCCTGAATAACATCTATGGGTTTGGCTCGCAGCGTTGGCAGATTCATCTTTGGCAAATTGCTGCCGCGGCGGCCTTATCGGGTTATCCGCGGGCCGTTAATAGGAGCCCGTTTCATTCTCGGTTCATTGTCGGGCGAGGGCGGCGGTGCAAGCGTTTATTTTGGGGATATGGAGCCTGAACAGACCGAGCGCATGGCCTCCGAGATCTCATCGGGTGACGTCTTTTTCGACGTTGGTGCGAACGTAGGATATTACTCGATACTGGCATCGCGCATTGCCGGAGAGGGCGGTCTTGTTGTGTCATTCGAGCCGCTCGACCGGAACCGTTCATTCCTTGAAAAACACAAAGAACTTAATGCGGCGGAGAATATGCAGATATTTCCGTTTGCGATATCTGACGCGTCGGGAACCGCGAAGTTCTTTGAGGGAAGCGACCCTGCAATGGGTGGCCTAACGGTCAAAGGCGGACGCGAATTCGAAGTCGAGACCATAACTTTGGACGAGGTGGCATCGCGGATCGGACGTGAGCCGACCGTAATGAAGATCGACGTTGAGGGAGCCGAAATGGCGGTCCTGAAAGGCGGCGAAGGGACGCTTCGAACAGCCAGGCCCAAGATATTCCTCTCAACACACTCACCTGAACTCAAACGCGATTGTATTGAAAGGCTCAGCTTATTCGGATACTCGTGCGAGCCGCTGATGGACGGTGAATCGGACGAATTCTTTTGCGAATTTCGAAAACAGTAATTTTTATGAATATCGAACTCGGCGAGATTTACAACGAAAACTGCCTCGAAACCATGCGGCGTATGCAGGACGGTTTTGTAGACATGACGCTCACCAGCCCGCCATACGACGACCTGCGTGACTACAACGGATACCATTTTCCGATCGAGGATATAACCGTCGAATTGTATCGCGTGATTGCTGATGGCGGGGTTGTGATTTGGGTCGTCGGAGACAGGACGGTGAACGGCGACGAGACGCTGACGAGCTTTAAGCACGCGTTCGCGTTTCGCGAGGCGGGTTTCAAGGTTCACGATACGATGATATATGCCAAGAACAATCCGATACCGAGCGACTGCGGAAAGCGTTACCGTCAGTGTTTCGAATATATGTTCTGCTTCTCTAAGGGGCAGCCGAAAACTTTCAACCCGTTAACCATGCCGATAAAGCAGGAAAAGGCGTTCAAATCGTTTCGCATAACCAGTGTCGGCCGAAACGACCTTGCCCACGACCACGTCGCTCCAAAGGAGCGTAAGCTGAACAACATTTTCTTTTACAACGTCGGAACCTCCAGTTCTCGGGATAAGGTGGCATTTCAGCATCCTGCGATATTCCCCGAAAAGCTTGCCGAAGATCAGATCTCCACCTGGACGAATGAGGGAGACATAGTTTACGACCCGTTCATGGGCAGCGGTACCACCGCAAAAGCCTCGCATCTGCTTGGGCGGCGATGGATCGGCTCTGAGATATCGTCGGAATATGTTGATATAGCAGAAAGTCGCATCGCTCATTACGTGGAAGAGCCAAAAAGAGCAGCAGTAAAATAACAACTATTCTGTTTCGCCGAGCGTCTATTGATTGTCAGGGAGATCGAATTGTATGAAGTCATTGGTGTTTGCTGCGTTCATTTTTCTTTTCTTGTCAGTTTCCGCGTCAGCACAGCCGCGTCCTGCTGAGAATTCTAAGCAGGTACAGACTTCTCCGCAAACCGTCGAGGCTCGTTATGAGGGCGGGATGTTCGGCTACAGCAAGAAGGAGAGCGGCTATCTGCGTATGGATGATGAGAATGAGAGGGTCATCTTCCTGAACAAAGAAAAGAAAGAGCTTTTCGGGCTTCCATATGCATCTCTCCTTGTCCTTTATCCGAACTCGCAGTCCGTAACGTCAACTACCGGCAATGTTGTCAGGCATATTCCATTGCCGGGTGCGGGACTGGCGGGCCTCATAAAAGAAAAGCGGCGGTTCATGGTAGTTCAGTTCAGCGATCCGGACGTCGCCGTGAACGGCACGGCAAGCTTCAAGATAGACAAGAAAGAAGTGCTTGATTCGCTGATGCAGACGCTCGCCGGCAAGGCCGGATTGACCCAGCGGGGCGATTCGTATTACCGTGCGAGAAATTCCAAGTAGGCTTATTTTAGGTCGCCGAAACGATGCTGGACGATCGCTGTTAACGCTATTGCGGCTGTTTCGGCACGCATGATCCTGCCGCCGAGCGTGACCAATTCAATGCTTTGATCCCGTCTCGCTGTTTCGATTTCCTCATCTTCCCATCCGCCTTCGGGACCGACAATGACAGTAATACTGTCAGTAATTGTGGCCGGCATATTTCCGCCGCCGCGTTCTGAAAAGAAAAGGCATTTTCCCTCAACTCTCGAAATAAACTCCGAAAATTCGATGGGTTCACTGACCGACATCAGTTTTGCCCTGCCGCACTGTTTTGTTGCGTCCAAAGCGATGCGATGCCAACGGGACATTTGTTTCTCGAGGTTTTTGGGAAGCTTCTCAGTACGCGAGGTTATCAGGGGGACGAAGGCTGCGACGCCGAGTTCGACAGCCTTTTGAATACAAAGATCGGTCTTGTCGCCTTTCATCAACGCGGCGGCGAGCGAAATTGTCAGTGGCGATTCAGGAGCCGAAGGTTCGGCTCGCTGAAGCATCTCTAGGGCTGCTATTCTTTTTGCCGCGGATGCCACGCGGCAACGAAATTCCCTGCCTTCGCCGTCGAACAGATCAACCTCATCGTCCACTTTCAAACGCAGTACGCTGAAGAGGTGATGACTCTCGTGCTCGTCTAGATGGACCATGTTGCCCTCAAACGAATCGGGCGATGCGTAAAAACGTCGCATATTCCTATTCGGCTTCGCCGAGCCTTCCGAAAAGTTCGCGAAACTCTGCCGATCCTAGCCGCAGCAACACCCAATCCTCGAAGGCGTCAGGCGTTTGCAGCCATACGGTCAGCCAACGTGCGATCTCATTATAGGAGTGCCGCTCAACGTCCGCCAGAGCTTCGTCCTCTGAAAGTTCCAACGAACGTTTCTTGGCATCGAGTGCGATCTGCCGAGAGTGACGCAGGCCGTTCTTATCGCCGATCTGCTTGTAGCGCCGCCGCATATTCTCCAGATTTCGAATTGATGAAAGCGAGCCTCTAAGCGTCTCAAATTTGCCGACACCGCGCTCTTCTGCGGCTTGGGGCTGTTGCGTGAAACGCTTGACGTAAAGCGACATTATCTCAGGATGCCGAAGTTCGGCTCCTTCGTCGGCTAGTTTGCGGGCCGTGATCATAGGTGAATCGACCGCAAATTCGCCGAATATCTCTTTCAAGACCGATTCGATCTGAAGTATCTCCTTGGCTCCGACGCTCTCGCAGTCCAAATATTCCCAAAC
This sequence is a window from Acidobacteriota bacterium. Protein-coding genes within it:
- a CDS encoding 16S rRNA (uracil(1498)-N(3))-methyltransferase, whose product is MRRFYASPDSFEGNMVHLDEHESHHLFSVLRLKVDDEVDLFDGEGREFRCRVASAAKRIAALEMLQRAEPSAPESPLTISLAAALMKGDKTDLCIQKAVELGVAAFVPLITSRTEKLPKNLEKQMSRWHRIALDATKQCGRAKLMSVSEPIEFSEFISRVEGKCLFFSERGGGNMPATITDSITVIVGPEGGWEDEEIETARRDQSIELVTLGGRIMRAETAAIALTAIVQHRFGDLK
- a CDS encoding FkbM family methyltransferase, with product MGLARSVGRFIFGKLLPRRPYRVIRGPLIGARFILGSLSGEGGGASVYFGDMEPEQTERMASEISSGDVFFDVGANVGYYSILASRIAGEGGLVVSFEPLDRNRSFLEKHKELNAAENMQIFPFAISDASGTAKFFEGSDPAMGGLTVKGGREFEVETITLDEVASRIGREPTVMKIDVEGAEMAVLKGGEGTLRTARPKIFLSTHSPELKRDCIERLSLFGYSCEPLMDGESDEFFCEFRKQ
- a CDS encoding site-specific DNA-methyltransferase, which gives rise to MNIELGEIYNENCLETMRRMQDGFVDMTLTSPPYDDLRDYNGYHFPIEDITVELYRVIADGGVVIWVVGDRTVNGDETLTSFKHAFAFREAGFKVHDTMIYAKNNPIPSDCGKRYRQCFEYMFCFSKGQPKTFNPLTMPIKQEKAFKSFRITSVGRNDLAHDHVAPKERKLNNIFFYNVGTSSSRDKVAFQHPAIFPEKLAEDQISTWTNEGDIVYDPFMGSGTTAKASHLLGRRWIGSEISSEYVDIAESRIAHYVEEPKRAAVK
- a CDS encoding 3'-5' exonuclease is translated as MLKEGIPELALFFDLEWAPDAAGARRLFDLPEDTPELEAMQALWQHMPSYDAEKMPRPFLKYMFSRVVSIAFLSRKTIIRDNEKQPEFALNSLPKLPIQDSDLNEAEMIGRFLYMIGERKPQLVGFNSGDSDIQVLIQRGMINEVTAPKFSERPAKPWEGKDYFDARNSEGHLDILKRLSGGAMSPKLDEFAKLCGYPGKIDVKGDQVTDLWLAGDFTKIVEYNMIDTLNTYFVWLRMAYFSGLFTEESYFAEHEAFRAFLEAETEKPEKAFLAEFLSKWPE